The Cyprinus carpio isolate SPL01 chromosome A9, ASM1834038v1, whole genome shotgun sequence genome window below encodes:
- the tfcp2l1 gene encoding transcription factor CP2-like protein 1 isoform X2, translated as MLFWHSHPETYQQHAQNNYIRDALTPFLKHEEEQQSTEIGVSPFHYVLCAATSPAVKLQDETLTYLNQGQSYEIRMLNRKLVEFTNISSKHIKSIVRVVFHDRRLQYTEHQQLEGWRWNRPGDRILDIDIPLSVGIMEPRAHPLQLNTIEFLWDPDKNASVFIQVNCISTEFTPRKHGGEKGVPFRIQIDTFAAGEHGEYTEHMLSASCQVKVFKPKGADRKLKTDREKIEKKSPQDREKYQPSYKTTVLTECSPWPEAPSVSRTSNTPSPGYHSAHTSYSFPEENCSPDQQEELHLPSCSDHLLPSSSMQDTQQWLHRNRFSSFSRLFSGFSGSDLLKMSREDLIQICGPADGIRLFNAIKGRCIQPRLTVYVSQLQNRNQLHTKAAVYHALYLEDLTVLELTEKIANLYNVPSQQILRVYRQGPTGIHVLVSDEMVQNFTEESSFIISTMKDECNDGYHVVLK; from the exons ATGCTGTTTTGGCACAGCCATCCTGAAACCTACCAACAGCACGcgcaaaataattatataag AGATGCTCTTACTCCGTTTCTCAAGCATGAAGAGGAGCAGCAGTCCACTGAGATCGGAGTGTCTCCTTTTCATTATGTGCTTTGTGCAGCCACATCTCCAGCTGTGAAACTCCAGGACGAAACCCTCACATATCTAAATCAAG GTCAGTCCTATGAAATCCGTATGCTTAACAGGAAACTAGTGGAGTTTACAAATATAAGCAGTAAACATATAAAG AGTATTGTGCGTGTAGTTTTCCATGACCGGCGGCTGCAGTACACAGAGCATCAGCAGCTGGAGGGATGGAGGTGGAACCGTCCGGGAGACAGAATCTTGGATATAG ATATCCCGTTGTCAGTGGGCATAATGGAGCCTCGAGCCCACCCACTGCAGCTCAACACCATAGAGTTTCTCTGGGATCCTGACAAAAATGCCTCCGTGTTCATTCAG GTAAACTGCATTAGCACTGAGTTCACTCCTAGAAAACACGGCGGAGAGAAGGGTGTCCCCTTCCGCATTCAGATAGACACCTTCGCAGCCGGCGAGCACGGAGAATACACTGAACACATGCTCTCTGCAAGCTGCCAGGTCAAAGTCTTCAAG CCAAAAGGTGCAGATCGCAAACTCAAGACTGACAGAGAGAAGATTGAGAAAAAGAGTCCTCAGGATAGAGAAAAATATCAACCATCCTATAAAACCACAGTGCTGACTGAG tgcTCCCCTTGGCCTGAAGCCCCATCAGTCAGCAGAACAAGCAACACTCCATCTCCTGGTTATCACAGCGCTCACACTTCTTACAGCTTCCCAGAGGA AAACTGCTCTCCAGACCAGCAGGAGGAGCTACATTTGCCAAGCTGTTCTGAT CACCTGTTGCCATCGTCCTCCATGCAGGACACGCAGCAGTGGCTCCATCGTAATAGGTTCTCCTCTTTCTCCAGGCTCTTCTCTGGCTTCTCAG GTTCTGATCTGCTAAAAATGAGTAGAGAAGATTTGATTCAGATCTGTGGTCCTGCTGACGGCATCCGTCTTTTCAATGCAATCAAAGGAAG GTGTATACAACCTCGTCTCACGGTCTATGTATCCCAGCTACAGAACAGGAACCAACTGCACACCAAAGCAGCGG TGTACCATGCTCTCTACCTAGAGGACCTAACTGTCCTTGAGCTCACTGAGAAGATAGCCAATCTATATAACGTTCCCTCACAGCAAATACTTCGCGTATACAGACAGGGGCCGACAGGGATCCACGTCTTGGTTTCAGATGAG atggtgCAGAACTTTACAGAGGAGTCAAGCTTCATTATCAGCACAATGAAAG ATGAATGTAATGATGGCTACCATGTTGTACTGAAGTGA
- the LOC109064839 gene encoding ATP-dependent RNA helicase DDX18-like, producing the protein MAHTCLSTAKADMQMKILRRKIQKRNDKNKPRKLLRAEKEEENGGGDFPKKLMVFFSSCMSVEFHYELLNYIDLPVMDIHGKQKQTKRTTTFFQFCNADSGILLCTDVAARGLDIPEVDWIVQYDPPDDPKEYIQRVGRTAHGINGRGHAVLILRPEELGFLRFLKQAKVPLSEFEFSWAKISDIQSQLEKLIENNYYPHKLAQEAYKSYVRAYNSHSLKQIYNVETLDLPKVALSFGFKVPPFVDLNVHSSKGVKMQKRGGGGGFGYQKSKNVHKAKIFKHVSKRKGDGRQFSR; encoded by the exons atgGCGCACACGTGTTTGTCGACAGCCAAGGCGGACATGCAGATGAAGATTCTCCGCAGGAAAATTCAGAAgagaaatgataaaaataaaccaCGCAAATTGCTCCGAGCTGAGAAGGAAGAAGAAAACGGCGGAGGTGATTTTCCT AAGAAGCTGATGGTGTTCTTCTCATCTTGCATGTCTGTGGAGTTCCACTATGAGCTGCTCAATTACATCGATCTGCCCGTCATGGACATTCAC GGGAAGCAGAAACAGACGAAGAGAACTACAACGTTTTTCCAGTTCTGTAATGCAGACTCTGGCATTCTCCTCTGTACGGATGTGGCTGCCAGAGGTCTCGATATCCCAGAGGTGGACTGGATTGTTCAGTACGACCCACCCGATGATCCAAAG GAGTACATCCAACGTGTGGGACGAACAGCTCATGGTATTAATGGTCGAGGACATGCCGTCCTGATCCTAAGACCAGAGGAGCTCGGCTTTTTACGATTCCTCAAACAGGCCAAA GTCCCTCTGAGTGAGTTTGAGTTCTCCTGGGCTAAAATCTCTGATATTCAATCTCAG TTGGAGAAGCTGATAGAGAACAACTACTACCCTCACAAATTGGCTCAGGAGGCCTACAAATCCTACGTCAGAGCTTACAACTCTCATTCCCTCAAACAAATCTATAATGTAGAGACGCTCGACCTCCCGAAAGTGGCACTGTCCTTTGGGTTTAAAGTGCCGCCTTTTGTGGACCTCA ACGTTCACAGCAGTAAAGGAGTGAAGATGCAGAAGCGAGGTGGTGGCGGAGGCTTCGGCTACCAGAAATCTAAGAATGTCCACAAGGCCAAGATCTTCAAACATGTCAGCAAAAGGAAAGGAGATGGCAGACAGTTCTCACGCTGA
- the tfcp2l1 gene encoding transcription factor CP2-like protein 1 isoform X1 produces the protein MLFWHSHPETYQQHAQNNYIRDALTPFLKHEEEQQSTEIGVSPFHYVLCAATSPAVKLQDETLTYLNQGQSYEIRMLNRKLVEFTNISSKHIKSIVRVVFHDRRLQYTEHQQLEGWRWNRPGDRILDIDIPLSVGIMEPRAHPLQLNTIEFLWDPDKNASVFIQVNCISTEFTPRKHGGEKGVPFRIQIDTFAAGEHGEYTEHMLSASCQVKVFKPKGADRKLKTDREKIEKKSPQDREKYQPSYKTTVLTECSPWPEAPSVSRTSNTPSPGYHSAHTSYSFPEENCSPDQQEELHLPSCSDHLLPSSSMQDTQQWLHRNRFSSFSRLFSGFSGSDLLKMSREDLIQICGPADGIRLFNAIKGRCIQPRLTVYVSQLQNRNQLHTKAAGEDVYHALYLEDLTVLELTEKIANLYNVPSQQILRVYRQGPTGIHVLVSDEMVQNFTEESSFIISTMKDECNDGYHVVLK, from the exons ATGCTGTTTTGGCACAGCCATCCTGAAACCTACCAACAGCACGcgcaaaataattatataag AGATGCTCTTACTCCGTTTCTCAAGCATGAAGAGGAGCAGCAGTCCACTGAGATCGGAGTGTCTCCTTTTCATTATGTGCTTTGTGCAGCCACATCTCCAGCTGTGAAACTCCAGGACGAAACCCTCACATATCTAAATCAAG GTCAGTCCTATGAAATCCGTATGCTTAACAGGAAACTAGTGGAGTTTACAAATATAAGCAGTAAACATATAAAG AGTATTGTGCGTGTAGTTTTCCATGACCGGCGGCTGCAGTACACAGAGCATCAGCAGCTGGAGGGATGGAGGTGGAACCGTCCGGGAGACAGAATCTTGGATATAG ATATCCCGTTGTCAGTGGGCATAATGGAGCCTCGAGCCCACCCACTGCAGCTCAACACCATAGAGTTTCTCTGGGATCCTGACAAAAATGCCTCCGTGTTCATTCAG GTAAACTGCATTAGCACTGAGTTCACTCCTAGAAAACACGGCGGAGAGAAGGGTGTCCCCTTCCGCATTCAGATAGACACCTTCGCAGCCGGCGAGCACGGAGAATACACTGAACACATGCTCTCTGCAAGCTGCCAGGTCAAAGTCTTCAAG CCAAAAGGTGCAGATCGCAAACTCAAGACTGACAGAGAGAAGATTGAGAAAAAGAGTCCTCAGGATAGAGAAAAATATCAACCATCCTATAAAACCACAGTGCTGACTGAG tgcTCCCCTTGGCCTGAAGCCCCATCAGTCAGCAGAACAAGCAACACTCCATCTCCTGGTTATCACAGCGCTCACACTTCTTACAGCTTCCCAGAGGA AAACTGCTCTCCAGACCAGCAGGAGGAGCTACATTTGCCAAGCTGTTCTGAT CACCTGTTGCCATCGTCCTCCATGCAGGACACGCAGCAGTGGCTCCATCGTAATAGGTTCTCCTCTTTCTCCAGGCTCTTCTCTGGCTTCTCAG GTTCTGATCTGCTAAAAATGAGTAGAGAAGATTTGATTCAGATCTGTGGTCCTGCTGACGGCATCCGTCTTTTCAATGCAATCAAAGGAAG GTGTATACAACCTCGTCTCACGGTCTATGTATCCCAGCTACAGAACAGGAACCAACTGCACACCAAAGCAGCGGGTGAGGATG TGTACCATGCTCTCTACCTAGAGGACCTAACTGTCCTTGAGCTCACTGAGAAGATAGCCAATCTATATAACGTTCCCTCACAGCAAATACTTCGCGTATACAGACAGGGGCCGACAGGGATCCACGTCTTGGTTTCAGATGAG atggtgCAGAACTTTACAGAGGAGTCAAGCTTCATTATCAGCACAATGAAAG ATGAATGTAATGATGGCTACCATGTTGTACTGAAGTGA